The Lasioglossum baleicum chromosome 5, iyLasBale1, whole genome shotgun sequence genome segment GTTAATGGCAGAGTTTCGAGAACTACTTGGCAGAGCTTGCCAGTGTTCCGTAAGTAACAAATTTTCTCTAACTTTCAAAAGAttagacttttaaaaaattaatgcatTCCCTGTTTTGTAGGTTCACGATTGGTACAATGCAACAGAATGTAATTATGTTGCTGAAATGGGTGGTTGCAACTGGTTTGCTGAAATGCTCAATAAAGGATGCCGTATTATTTGGATAGATACGCCAACAAGCAGGTTGCTAATTGctaaaaaatttaaaagtcGTTTTCTCGTAAAGAATTCCAGGGAatataaatttgatgaaatttcCGACTTTCGAGATTTGGCATTTACCGCAATATTTGATTTGGCAAAACATAATATAGAGCAATCGATACAACAGCAACATAAACATTTTATCGTAAGGTATAGTATCGCTATATATTGTAACGAAAGTTAATTAATACTGCTGCAAAATATATATGTTTCGTATTACAGATTAAAAGGATTTGAAATTTTCGATAACGAGAATGATCCATTTCTCCGTTTGTATCCAGATACACGTTACGTCGTACCCCAAGATCTAAACTTACTCTGCTCAAATTTGTAAgcatttatttttatcttattatatgtatgaattttttaaaagtggTCGATTATActattatgaaatattttatattttttatgtattttccAGATCATTATTAGAATCAAATGTGATAATACCATTCATCAGCGGCGAAGACAAATTCATAGAACATCTGTGGTGTCACAGTGACAGCTTGTGACTGCAAATTTGCTCACTGTCCTGTCCTAATTCTTCATCTCGATTgaattagtttttttttaaatacatcaatttcTGTATATAACTTAACTTACTTTATTTAATGAtgacaataaaaaatattcgattttcttttctgtaccttatttcagtatttaaaaaagaacttCCTCTCGATTTCGAAATCGTAATATTCATGTAAATAGTTCAAATAGTGTCTGCTATTTAAATACATAAAGTTTCTTTATTAGGATGTCTCCTAGCACATGTCAACAAATTTTGGAATGCgtctaaagtctaaataaaaacatttttgcTATGCTGTTGTCAAGACGATGTTGaatgtatttaaataatatataataaataatatacctTATAcgatgtaatatgaaaattgttctCATTCTTACGCCTATCCTTTGATGTAAGCTGCAGCTGAAAGAGTTTCCAGAATCATTGAAACAAATATTACAGCATCGAAAACGAATTCATGTTACAATCGGAGAAAACAGTCCGATCTTTCACGAATCTTCCTATTGCATTTAGGGATTCAGTTTGGTCtaattaattagttattaacgatTTCCGAAAGGTTAGTTTAATCTACCAATGCCCGTACCGTAATGCACCGTAATGTGTAAGATAAGGAGAGGTTGAGTGCAGGAAAAGAACAGAGCTAGACTCACTCGTGCCACCTACTCTCAAGACGCTGCTAATCCCCTGATACTCCTGATAACATGAAACTGTCAGAAAATTCATTAATAACTCGCTTTCGATAATAATTTGTAACAATTTTATGGTCGGACAATGTAGACTGGACCATTAGCAACTTTCACAGTACATTTTTGTTTCTAATTGGTTTATAATTAAATAGTTATCAACAATTTTCCGGACCTCTGTCCGGAAATGAGTTGAAAATTATTGATACCatcttataaataaattgttttctaaCATTCCAGACATAATTTGTGGAGATTTATGATCGAAGAGGATAGAATAGATCTCTAGCAACAACCCAGTGGCAATTTTGTATAGATCTGACTcgtatttaattagttattaaccaTTTTTGCAGAGGGCATTTGTTTCTCCTATGCCTGTAATGTGTAAGACAAGGAGAGATTGAGTGTGCGATAAGGATAGGTAGAGTGACGCGACAGTGTCGCCATCTATGGTGGCGGAATTGTGAACTAACTTTCCCTATCCTTCTCATGTGTAAGACAAGGACGGCGATAGTGTGCGACAAGGACTGAAGAGTGCCACCTCCTTCTTCGCGGATTCTAATCTCCTGGTACTTACCAGGGCCTACTAGTAGGCGAACATGAGATTAAGGAGGTATCCGACAAGGACAGACTTATGCGATTTACGGAGAGCGACAAGGACAGATATAGACCACTCTCACTCTCGAATGGCACGAGTGAGCCTCGCTCTGTCCTTTTCCCGCACTCAATCTCTCTTTGTCTTACACATTACTGGCATAGGAGGAACAAGTACCCTTTgcaaaaattgttaataactaattaaatacgAGTCAGATCTATACAAAATTGCTACTGAATTGTTGCCAGAGATCTATTCTAGCTTCTTCGATCATAAATCTTCACAAATTATGTCTGGAAAGttagaaaacaatttatttataaaatggtGTCAATAATTTTCAGTTCACTTCTGAACAGAGGTCCGGAAAATTGTTGATAACTATTTAATTATAAACCAATTAGAAGCAAGAATGTACTGTGAAAGTTACTAATGAACCAGTCTACATTCTCCGACcataaattgttataaattattatcggaAAGCgagttataaattaattttctgacAGTTTCATGTTATCAGGAGTAAGTATTAGGGGATTAGCAGCGCCTTGAGAGTAGGTGGCACGAGTGAGCCTCGCACTGTCCTTTTCCCGCACTCAACCTCTCCTTGTCTTACACATTACTGGCATAGGAGGAACAAGTACCATCTgcaaaaattgttaataactaattaaatacgAGCCGGATCTACACATAATTGCTACTGAATTGATGCCAGAGATCTATTCTAGCTTCTTCGATCATAAATCTTCACAAATTATGTCTGGAGAgtgagaaaataatttattattatgatGGTGTCAATAATTTTCAGTTCACTTCTGGACAGAAATCCAGAAAATTGTGAATAACTATTTAACAACTAACAACATCTAATCAAAAACTATACGTGAAAGTAGCAGGAGGTCCGCCTCGTATTCTCCAATCGCTAAAGTTGATTAATTGCTGCTGTGAAGCGAGTAATTAATGAATTATCGATTGATTCGATAGATGAGTGAGAGCGGTctatgtctgtccttgtcgctTTCTGTAAATTGCATAAGTCTGTCTTTGTCGGATACCTCCTTGATTTCATGTGCTCCTATTACTTACCAGGGGATTCGAAGCGCCGCGAAAAAAGAGGTGGCACGAGCAACTTACACATGGGAAGGATTGGGGAAATTAGTTCACCATCCCGCCACATAGATGGCGCCACTGTTTCTCTACCTATCCTTGTCGCACACTCAATCTCTCCTTGTCTTACACATTACGGGCATTGGTAGATGAGAGAGATGTGCCGAATAATACCGGTGGAAGCCTCGTTGATCTCGGTTTACTTTATCGATGAAAATATACATTCACATAATTGATACTTTTCACAAATATCATTGACCTTCGTATAAATGATTCGTAtatttatcaatgtttataTTCCATTCATGCTTGAAATAGTTGCTGAAACAACGTACTTCTGACCTGACAGTTTTTGCAGTTCGACACACGTTTCTTATGGTCGAGCCTTTCAAAACTTTTGAATGTAACCAACGTGTAATACCAAAAAGATGAAACGTTTGAAAAGTGAATTGATTAACGCGTCAATCGAGTCATATTTGAAACGACGTCATTACCAGGCAGGCTGCATTCCTACTTTTATTTCAagaaatgtatttaatattgaaatgcaGTAAGTAAACACAATATAACCTCTACTGATCCTTTAACCATTGCAGACTAGTGAGGTGttttgtaaaactaatcaaattCATTGTCGAACCAGCGATGAAATGACTCTGAATGCAACTGTTGCCTCTGCTACGTCTCAAGACAACTCCATTGTTTTTAGTGCTATTAGCATTGATGTTGCTGCTGCAGATCAAGCGTATCAACGGTATAGTCTTTGGTTCACTCACATTTTATccttttattataatatcttGAATTCTTGAACATGTGGTTTTATAAGAGAAACTGCTTGTAAATCGATTTATTTGTTTCTTGTTTTAATACAGTGCACGTATGATTTGTTTTAGATTAAAGATGTGGGTAAATATTGCACTCAACGATAAATTGAAAATGGAATTAAAGGGGCTTTTATACCCTGTGTTTTGTCACTTGTATCTAGAGATGCTACATGCTGGTAACAAACAAGCAGCCATTCAGTTTTTAAAATCACATCAAAACGAGTTTAATAGCGAAACCGAGAAAGACTTTTTAGAAGAGCTGTCTAGCGTATATTCGGTACAAGATATTGAACTGAGACCTTTAGTCAATTCATTTAGAACTAGAAAATATAAAGTCGATATGTCTGATGTTGCTCATTTGTGTCTTCAGCAGTTTCTTTCGAAGCACGGACACATTATATTAATGCAGGTAACGAAGTAGTATCGAGTTAAATATTACACGCGTATAAATGTTCGAGCACGATTGTCTGTaactttattaatttcattgtttAGATAATAAATACACACCtgacaataattaaaaaaatggatGTGCCTGAAACAGACACGGAAGGATCCGAAGAAAGTGGTTTAAGATGCGACGTAGGAATAAATGGATACGTAGAGCAGCCGTCGGGTACCGGAGCTGATCGTGAAATGCGAGAATTACAAGAAGCGATAAGATTAATTCGAAATAATGCGCATCAACCTTTACGAATATTTGCAGTGAACAACGCTATCGAAAAGTAATTGCGTATAAATATAACTTTCAGATATATTCGGACAAAAATTAACATTCTTTACTATTGCAGTGCGAGTAGCGGTATAATTCCACCAAATATGGATAAATTAGCAGTAGGATTTAGCACCACAGAGATTAGGCTATGGGGTATAAATGAAACAGTATTAATTAAGCCAAAGCACGAAGAACCCTCCTTCTCGTTTGCCTCTGATAATCCATTTTTAGATAAATTTTATGAATCTGGCGACAGAACGtaagtttaataattttttcattcgGTAAATCGCAAACGTCTGCGCAATAGACTGTTTCATCGCATCTATACGGAATATAAGTTTTTGTGCTTTCTTTAAGGACTGAAGGAGGGGCAGTGATACTTAGAGGACACACAGATATTGTACATGATCTAAGGTTTAttccagaatcagaaatattactTTCCGTATCTAGTGATAAAGACATGAGGGCGTGGAGACTTAACGATTACACGTGTGCCGCGATTTATAGGTATTTACGTATATTTTATGTCAACGCATCCAATATGCAATTTAAacaaaacatttatttatttaataatgctGTTAACGCagtgaataataattatttgtttcaGCGGTCATAGTTATCCTATATGGTGCATGGATCTTAGCGTATTCAATTTATATGTGGCGACTGGTTCTCACGACAGAACCGCCAAATTATGGTCGTTagatagaatatttccattgcgCATATTTGCTGGTCACTTTCTAGATATAAATGTACGTATTCTATAAACAGAAATCACACACAAGAACGCTTGAACACAGTTttcatatgtataaatatatgaatTAACGGCTAGCGTAATTTTGTTTTTGCAGTGTGTAAAATTTCACCCAAGCGCTCGATATTTGGCGACTGGGTCTGCCGATAAGACTGTCAGATTATGGGACAAAGATGACGGGAATTTGTTGAGGGTATATATTGGAGCACAGTCGACGATTTATAGTTTAGCTTTTAGTCCGGACGGAAAGTATTTGGCAGCTGCTGGTAAAAGATATTTTCATACTATACTAAATATCAGGATCACAAATGCATTGCCACAATTCGTTTCCAGAAATGAAAATACGTAGTAAAGTTTTATCATCTAATATAATCCAATCGAATTGTGT includes the following:
- the Wda gene encoding will decrease acetylation isoform X1, with the translated sequence MKRLKSELINASIESYLKRRHYQAGCIPTFISRNTSEVFCKTNQIHCRTSDEMTLNATVASATSQDNSIVFSAISIDVAAADQAYQRLKMWVNIALNDKLKMELKGLLYPVFCHLYLEMLHAGNKQAAIQFLKSHQNEFNSETEKDFLEELSSVYSVQDIELRPLVNSFRTRKYKVDMSDVAHLCLQQFLSKHGHIILMQIINTHLTIIKKMDVPETDTEGSEESGLRCDVGINGYVEQPSGTGADREMRELQEAIRLIRNNAHQPLRIFAVNNAIENASSGIIPPNMDKLAVGFSTTEIRLWGINETVLIKPKHEEPSFSFASDNPFLDKFYESGDRTTEGGAVILRGHTDIVHDLRFIPESEILLSVSSDKDMRAWRLNDYTCAAIYSGHSYPIWCMDLSVFNLYVATGSHDRTAKLWSLDRIFPLRIFAGHFLDINCVKFHPSARYLATGSADKTVRLWDKDDGNLLRVYIGAQSTIYSLAFSPDGKYLAAAGDDKSISVWDLATNALLTELKGHEDTVMNLDWSFDGQYIASGSLDGTIRLWPTHDHIKILNSNSSNVVPDMEPPQIYSTHCSSILSLRYYNKNNSLVCIGTVDGL
- the Wda gene encoding will decrease acetylation isoform X2; translation: MKRLKSELINASIESYLKRRHYQAGCIPTFISRNVFNIEMHDEMTLNATVASATSQDNSIVFSAISIDVAAADQAYQRLKMWVNIALNDKLKMELKGLLYPVFCHLYLEMLHAGNKQAAIQFLKSHQNEFNSETEKDFLEELSSVYSVQDIELRPLVNSFRTRKYKVDMSDVAHLCLQQFLSKHGHIILMQIINTHLTIIKKMDVPETDTEGSEESGLRCDVGINGYVEQPSGTGADREMRELQEAIRLIRNNAHQPLRIFAVNNAIENASSGIIPPNMDKLAVGFSTTEIRLWGINETVLIKPKHEEPSFSFASDNPFLDKFYESGDRTTEGGAVILRGHTDIVHDLRFIPESEILLSVSSDKDMRAWRLNDYTCAAIYSGHSYPIWCMDLSVFNLYVATGSHDRTAKLWSLDRIFPLRIFAGHFLDINCVKFHPSARYLATGSADKTVRLWDKDDGNLLRVYIGAQSTIYSLAFSPDGKYLAAAGDDKSISVWDLATNALLTELKGHEDTVMNLDWSFDGQYIASGSLDGTIRLWPTHDHIKILNSNSSNVVPDMEPPQIYSTHCSSILSLRYYNKNNSLVCIGTVDGL
- the Wda gene encoding will decrease acetylation isoform X3, which encodes MKRLKSELINASIESYLKRRHYQTSEVFCKTNQIHCRTSDEMTLNATVASATSQDNSIVFSAISIDVAAADQAYQRLKMWVNIALNDKLKMELKGLLYPVFCHLYLEMLHAGNKQAAIQFLKSHQNEFNSETEKDFLEELSSVYSVQDIELRPLVNSFRTRKYKVDMSDVAHLCLQQFLSKHGHIILMQIINTHLTIIKKMDVPETDTEGSEESGLRCDVGINGYVEQPSGTGADREMRELQEAIRLIRNNAHQPLRIFAVNNAIENASSGIIPPNMDKLAVGFSTTEIRLWGINETVLIKPKHEEPSFSFASDNPFLDKFYESGDRTTEGGAVILRGHTDIVHDLRFIPESEILLSVSSDKDMRAWRLNDYTCAAIYSGHSYPIWCMDLSVFNLYVATGSHDRTAKLWSLDRIFPLRIFAGHFLDINCVKFHPSARYLATGSADKTVRLWDKDDGNLLRVYIGAQSTIYSLAFSPDGKYLAAAGDDKSISVWDLATNALLTELKGHEDTVMNLDWSFDGQYIASGSLDGTIRLWPTHDHIKILNSNSSNVVPDMEPPQIYSTHCSSILSLRYYNKNNSLVCIGTVDGL